A single region of the Gemella sp. zg-570 genome encodes:
- a CDS encoding DRTGG domain-containing protein, whose amino-acid sequence MKSKHQKILEYIKSLPIGSKISVRKVAKDLRVSEGTAYRAIKESENRGFVSSIERVGTVRIQKKERDNIEKLSYSEIVNIVGGQLIAGRGGVHEIVQDFAIGAMDAEQIGQHIRKGTLLIVGNRPNIISMALSKDCAILVAGGYMPSEEIKKVADIKNLPLIVTPHDSFSVAHLINRVTNDQIIKRDIVTVESIYIPRENIYTIDISATVKDWYELQLRVGHTRFPVVNEYGKLVGIVTARDVFLQKKEASMRDVMERDVMTTKLDAPVSSVGNTMLSEGFELMPVTDDKNTLLGIVTRKIVINSMLANNRYQESQNSDTFDEIIRKGIVPRAEGLQIKVIPQMLDQFGTFSRSALLSIIDESIHIVSHNYNKSEVLMQNVNVYFLKTVPLDRIITTKVMIMDIGRKSARFDVEVYDKNDLVTKALVTCQVFRRN is encoded by the coding sequence ATGAAATCAAAACATCAGAAAATTTTAGAGTATATAAAATCTTTGCCTATTGGTTCAAAAATATCTGTCCGTAAAGTAGCTAAAGATTTAAGAGTAAGTGAAGGAACAGCTTATAGGGCTATAAAAGAATCAGAAAATAGAGGCTTTGTGTCATCTATTGAAAGAGTAGGGACAGTTAGAATCCAGAAGAAAGAAAGAGATAATATAGAAAAACTTTCTTATTCTGAAATTGTTAATATTGTAGGGGGTCAACTTATAGCAGGACGTGGCGGAGTACATGAAATAGTTCAAGATTTTGCAATAGGAGCAATGGATGCTGAACAAATAGGCCAACATATAAGAAAAGGTACTTTATTAATAGTGGGTAATCGACCAAATATAATTTCTATGGCATTATCAAAAGATTGTGCTATTTTGGTTGCAGGTGGTTATATGCCTAGCGAAGAAATTAAAAAAGTAGCAGACATAAAAAATCTTCCTTTGATAGTTACACCTCATGACTCATTTTCAGTAGCACATTTGATAAATCGTGTAACTAATGACCAAATTATTAAGAGAGATATTGTTACTGTTGAAAGTATCTATATACCAAGAGAAAATATATATACAATTGATATATCAGCAACAGTAAAAGATTGGTATGAATTACAATTAAGAGTTGGTCATACGAGATTTCCAGTAGTAAATGAATATGGGAAACTTGTTGGTATAGTAACGGCTCGTGATGTTTTTTTACAAAAAAAAGAAGCAAGTATGCGTGATGTTATGGAAAGGGATGTTATGACAACAAAACTTGACGCTCCTGTATCCTCTGTAGGCAATACTATGCTGTCTGAAGGATTTGAATTAATGCCCGTAACTGATGACAAGAATACTTTATTAGGAATAGTTACTAGAAAAATAGTTATAAATTCAATGTTAGCTAATAATAGGTATCAAGAATCGCAAAATAGCGATACATTTGATGAAATTATAAGAAAAGGAATAGTTCCTAGAGCAGAAGGTTTGCAAATAAAGGTAATTCCTCAAATGTTAGATCAGTTTGGTACATTTTCACGTTCAGCTTTACTAAGCATAATTGATGAATCAATACATATAGTTAGCCATAATTACAATAAGAGTGAAGTTCTTATGCAGAATGTAAATGTTTATTTTTTAAAAACAGTTCCTTTAGATAGGATAATAACTACTAAGGTTATGATTATGGATATTGGAAGAAAATCAGCTAGGTTTGATGTTGAAGTTTATGATAAAAATGATTTGGTTACAAAAGCCTTGGTAACTTGTCAAGTGTTCCGAAGAAACTAA
- the glmU gene encoding bifunctional UDP-N-acetylglucosamine diphosphorylase/glucosamine-1-phosphate N-acetyltransferase GlmU, protein MTSRYVVILAAGKGTRMQSKLYKVLHKVCDRTMVELVLDSVKNLGMKEIITVVGHGAEQVKSVVGDRSKFVLQSEQLGTAHAVKMARSELADKEGTTIVMYGDTPLIKSSTVDAMLNHHELTQAKATVLTAYAENPYSYGRIIRDVNANLVKIVEEKDATAEEKKIKEINSGIYCFDNKLLFEMLDLVKNNNNQGEYYLPDVLSLLREKNEKIETYVCDDFDETFGVNDRVALAYAENIMRGRINNEHMLKGVTLVDPSSTYIAPNVLIGKDTTIYPNVTIKSNTIIGEDCKIKPNSYLENAIIEDGVDILQSTIINSKVGKNSSIGPYAHLRNNSEVGENSRIGNFVEIKNSTYGKNSKTAHLSYIGDATIGNNTNIGCGTITVNYDGQNKYKTSIGNDTFIGCNSNLIAPLSIGNGVVVAAGTTVTKDIKDDTLAIARVKQENKEGYAKKLPSRRTVEK, encoded by the coding sequence ATGACTAGTCGTTATGTTGTTATATTAGCTGCTGGAAAAGGAACAAGAATGCAGTCAAAATTATATAAGGTATTGCACAAGGTTTGTGATAGGACTATGGTGGAGTTGGTTTTAGATAGTGTTAAAAATTTAGGTATGAAAGAAATTATTACCGTAGTTGGACATGGGGCAGAGCAAGTGAAAAGTGTAGTGGGAGATAGAAGTAAGTTTGTTTTACAATCCGAACAACTAGGCACAGCTCATGCAGTAAAAATGGCAAGGTCAGAACTTGCAGATAAAGAAGGAACAACTATTGTTATGTATGGTGATACACCACTAATAAAATCATCAACAGTAGATGCAATGTTAAATCATCATGAATTAACTCAAGCTAAAGCAACAGTTCTTACAGCATACGCAGAAAATCCTTACTCTTACGGAAGAATTATAAGAGATGTAAATGCAAATTTAGTAAAAATTGTAGAAGAAAAAGATGCGACAGCTGAAGAGAAAAAAATTAAAGAAATAAATTCAGGAATATACTGTTTTGACAATAAATTATTATTTGAAATGCTTGATTTAGTAAAAAATAATAACAATCAAGGAGAATATTATCTTCCTGATGTTTTATCACTACTTAGAGAAAAAAATGAAAAAATAGAAACTTATGTGTGTGATGATTTTGATGAAACTTTTGGAGTTAATGACAGGGTAGCATTAGCTTATGCAGAAAATATTATGAGAGGTAGAATAAATAATGAACATATGCTAAAAGGAGTTACATTAGTAGATCCGTCATCAACATATATTGCACCTAATGTTTTAATAGGGAAAGACACAACTATATATCCAAATGTTACTATAAAATCTAATACTATAATTGGTGAAGATTGTAAGATAAAACCAAATTCTTATTTAGAAAATGCAATTATAGAAGATGGAGTAGATATATTGCAATCAACTATAATAAATTCAAAAGTTGGAAAAAATTCTAGTATAGGTCCTTATGCACATTTAAGAAATAATTCTGAAGTAGGAGAGAATAGTCGTATAGGGAATTTTGTAGAAATTAAGAATTCTACTTATGGTAAAAATTCTAAAACAGCTCACTTGAGTTATATAGGAGATGCTACAATAGGAAATAATACTAACATAGGCTGTGGAACTATAACTGTGAATTATGATGGACAAAATAAATACAAAACATCTATTGGCAATGATACTTTTATAGGTTGTAATTCCAATCTTATAGCACCTCTTTCCATAGGAAATGGTGTGGTCGTTGCCGCGGGTACTACGGTAACTAAAGATATAAAAGATGATACACTAGCTATTGCAAGAGTAAAACAAGAAAATAAAGAAGGTTATGCTAAAAAATTGCCATCAAGGCGAACAGTTGAAAAATAA
- the purR gene encoding pur operon repressor yields the protein MKLKRSERIVVMTEYLLKNPNKLIPLTYFVSKFNQAKSSISEDIFIIKTSFKEENIGIINTLPGVNGGVIFQPILSEEAAKEVVSDFLERLKSSDRLLAGGYIFMSDIIGDTSLMNRLGILISNIYQDRKIDAVVTVASKGIPVAYAIASVLNKPVVIIREDNKVTEGTTVAINFVSGSRRKIETMVLSKKSLASGSKVLLVDDFLRGGGVMNGMQTLMREFDAEVVGKAVLAECFDSDNDFDKNYTYLAKLTNINEVTGEFDIKEGNALKQLLKNKFKEDKEEKND from the coding sequence ATGAAATTAAAAAGAAGTGAACGTATTGTGGTAATGACTGAATATTTATTAAAAAATCCTAATAAATTAATACCACTTACTTATTTTGTTTCTAAGTTCAATCAAGCAAAATCTTCAATAAGCGAAGATATATTTATTATAAAAACGAGTTTTAAAGAAGAAAATATTGGTATAATTAATACCTTACCTGGTGTTAATGGTGGAGTTATCTTTCAGCCAATACTTAGTGAAGAAGCAGCTAAAGAGGTTGTTTCAGATTTCTTAGAAAGACTTAAGTCTAGTGATAGATTATTAGCTGGGGGCTATATTTTTATGTCTGACATAATAGGGGATACTAGCTTAATGAATAGGCTAGGTATTTTAATATCGAATATTTATCAAGATAGGAAAATTGACGCAGTAGTAACAGTAGCATCAAAAGGAATACCCGTTGCTTACGCCATAGCCTCGGTATTAAATAAACCAGTTGTAATTATTAGAGAAGATAATAAGGTTACAGAAGGAACTACTGTTGCAATTAATTTTGTTTCAGGTTCAAGAAGAAAAATAGAAACAATGGTGCTTTCTAAGAAGAGTTTAGCATCAGGTTCTAAAGTTCTTTTAGTAGATGATTTTTTAAGAGGAGGAGGCGTTATGAACGGTATGCAAACTCTTATGAGAGAATTTGATGCTGAAGTAGTAGGTAAGGCAGTTCTAGCTGAATGCTTTGACTCTGATAATGATTTTGATAAAAATTATACTTATTTAGCCAAGTTAACTAATATAAATGAAGTTACGGGAGAATTTGATATAAAAGAAGGAAATGCTTTAAAACAATTATTAAAAAATAAATTTAAGGAAGATAAGGAGGAAAAAAATGACTAG
- a CDS encoding hemolysin family protein: MDLSISLKILLIVILLLGSALFVMAEFSLVKIRPTRIEELSNKGNKKAKILSEMVANLDNYLSATQLGITIVSLGLGWVGEATFFSLFNPLFIKLSISDTITHSLSYVVSFSFMTLLHVVLGELVPKTMAIQAAEKTAFRIARPIFIFNKIMKPVVWSLNSLANIISKSLGYDNLSEHGDIHSEQELRTIMRSSRAHGKINDTEYRYVERVFEFDNKIAKEIMTPRKEVEAIDLDDSLAVIMRQIKQEEYTRYPVIKNGDKDDIIGILNVKKLLFTDSKLEITEDLEEYISPAIKVFEHTPISQVLQKIKQNREHMIVVTDEYGGTSGVVTLEDIVEELTGEIRDEFDEDEQSLIKKLKNGHYLVDGWVAIQDVNSLFNIAIPHEEVDTIGAYIYMIKYEAKIGASYEIQNVTFKVLSTTDHQIRQIEIWKN; the protein is encoded by the coding sequence ATGGATCTCAGTATCTCATTAAAAATTTTATTAATAGTAATATTGTTATTAGGTTCTGCTCTTTTTGTTATGGCAGAATTTTCACTTGTTAAAATAAGACCTACTAGAATAGAAGAATTATCCAACAAAGGTAATAAAAAAGCAAAAATATTGAGTGAAATGGTTGCAAATCTTGATAATTATTTATCTGCCACTCAATTAGGCATTACCATAGTATCATTAGGATTAGGTTGGGTCGGGGAAGCTACTTTTTTTTCTCTCTTTAATCCCTTATTCATAAAGTTAAGTATAAGCGATACCATAACTCATTCTTTATCCTATGTCGTTTCATTTTCATTTATGACTTTACTCCATGTTGTTTTAGGAGAATTAGTCCCAAAAACTATGGCCATTCAAGCCGCTGAAAAAACTGCTTTTAGAATAGCCAGACCAATATTTATATTCAATAAAATAATGAAGCCTGTCGTCTGGTCTCTTAACTCATTAGCAAATATTATTTCAAAATCACTTGGTTACGACAATTTAAGTGAACACGGCGATATACATAGTGAACAAGAATTAAGAACCATAATGCGTTCATCAAGAGCCCACGGTAAAATTAATGACACCGAATATAGATATGTAGAAAGAGTTTTTGAATTTGATAATAAAATAGCCAAAGAAATAATGACACCAAGAAAAGAAGTTGAAGCCATAGATTTAGATGATTCGCTTGCTGTAATAATGAGACAAATTAAACAAGAAGAATATACTAGGTATCCTGTTATTAAAAATGGAGATAAAGATGATATTATAGGTATTTTGAATGTTAAAAAATTATTATTTACAGATAGTAAGTTAGAGATTACAGAAGATTTAGAAGAATACATTAGTCCAGCAATAAAAGTTTTTGAACATACTCCAATATCACAAGTTTTACAAAAAATAAAACAAAATCGTGAACACATGATTGTTGTTACTGATGAGTACGGCGGAACAAGTGGTGTTGTTACCCTAGAAGATATTGTTGAAGAACTTACTGGCGAAATAAGAGATGAATTTGACGAAGACGAACAAAGTCTTATAAAAAAATTAAAAAATGGTCATTATTTAGTGGACGGTTGGGTTGCCATTCAAGACGTAAATTCTTTATTTAACATTGCAATTCCTCATGAAGAAGTTGATACAATAGGTGCTTATATTTATATGATAAAATACGAAGCCAAAATCGGTGCAAGCTATGAAATACAAAATGTAACATTCAAAGTTCTCTCTACAACTGACCATCAAATAAGACAAATAGAAATTTGGAAAAACTAA
- the rpmA gene encoding 50S ribosomal protein L27, with amino-acid sequence MLKLNLQFFASKKGVGSTKNGRDSESKRLGAKRADGQFVTAGSILYRQRGTKIYPGTNVGKGGDDTLFSLVDGVVRFERYGRSRKKVSVYPQV; translated from the coding sequence ATGTTAAAATTAAATTTACAATTCTTCGCATCTAAAAAAGGGGTAGGATCTACTAAAAACGGTCGTGACTCTGAATCTAAAAGATTAGGTGCTAAGCGTGCTGATGGACAATTTGTTACTGCTGGTTCTATTCTTTATAGACAACGTGGTACTAAGATATATCCAGGAACTAATGTAGGCAAAGGTGGAGATGACACCCTATTTTCATTAGTTGACGGTGTAGTTCGTTTTGAAAGATATGGACGTAGCCGTAAAAAAGTTTCTGTATATCCACAAGTATAA
- a CDS encoding ribosomal-processing cysteine protease Prp — translation MINVLIVKKEDRILEISVDGHANYAKQGWDIVCAGVSAVVIGGINAIDELDDKVVFDVSANEDTTGYITYRSIKPTYEEQLLLKSMVISLQSIEENYSKYISIETREVKQ, via the coding sequence ATGATAAATGTATTAATTGTAAAAAAAGAAGATAGGATACTTGAAATTAGTGTAGATGGACATGCTAATTATGCCAAGCAAGGTTGGGATATTGTTTGTGCGGGAGTATCAGCAGTTGTAATTGGTGGAATAAATGCAATAGATGAATTAGATGATAAAGTAGTTTTTGATGTTTCAGCAAATGAAGACACTACTGGTTATATCACATATCGGTCTATTAAACCAACCTATGAAGAACAACTTCTTTTAAAATCAATGGTCATATCATTACAAAGTATTGAAGAAAATTATTCAAAATATATAAGTATTGAAACAAGAGAGGTGAAACAGTGA
- the rplU gene encoding 50S ribosomal protein L21, giving the protein MYAVIETGGKQLKVEEGQTIFVEKLLAEEDSTFTFDKVLLVGGESTKIGTPYVDGARVTAKVLAHGKGKKITVFKYKAKKNSHRKLGHRQPFTKLVVEKIKA; this is encoded by the coding sequence ATGTACGCAGTTATAGAAACAGGTGGTAAACAATTAAAAGTTGAAGAAGGACAAACTATCTTTGTAGAAAAATTATTGGCAGAAGAAGATTCTACATTCACTTTTGATAAGGTTTTATTAGTTGGAGGAGAATCAACTAAAATCGGAACACCTTACGTTGATGGTGCAAGAGTAACAGCAAAAGTTCTTGCTCACGGCAAGGGTAAAAAGATTACAGTTTTCAAATACAAAGCTAAGAAAAACAGTCACCGTAAATTAGGTCATCGTCAACCTTTCACTAAATTGGTTGTAGAAAAAATTAAGGCATAA
- a CDS encoding N-acetylmuramoyl-L-alanine amidase — MRIKRKKKISLLTILIFSMGVLLLGSAILYYKYNKNIIDKRKITKNQIALSKETELRTGPDDIYPEIKLLLAGTILEKYSESNEWIEVRTADNLIGWVAGWNVSGSQIKSPEEKMKEKLSNYSVLLNPLVVDTEKDYNLETANKLKEELEKLGIKVHISRMDNNEAKEENKLKLINDNNISLVLNINIYNNDQANSGVSLNYGKQISRLLSKYIEKNLNSNYVLNVNTSEKNDILVNQLKDEVPEVLISAGNLKNKIDLDILNNEIYKNDYVMAITRGLEEYLYYLISVDNYNEKVREELINAPHRGMNIPFYYSKNDDVKDISYGTDNNKKISENGDAIIALAMIEHYLNPYSSLSIKEIVDWAGDKYYLSGQGTSEKIVKNFADKYNLKVNDVRKNQFNKIDEALKDNKPVLIQTKKGSFKLDRPSFKVIRGLEDGKYYLNDPADDDIKLNTYRGFAKEEIEKATTQIWIIYK; from the coding sequence ATGAGAATAAAAAGAAAAAAGAAAATTAGTCTACTTACCATTTTAATTTTTTCTATGGGAGTATTACTATTAGGTTCTGCAATTTTATATTATAAATACAATAAAAATATTATAGATAAAAGAAAAATCACCAAAAATCAAATAGCCTTATCTAAAGAAACTGAACTTAGAACAGGACCAGATGATATTTATCCAGAAATAAAATTATTATTAGCAGGAACAATTTTAGAAAAATATTCTGAAAGTAATGAATGGATAGAAGTAAGAACAGCAGATAATCTAATAGGTTGGGTTGCTGGTTGGAATGTGTCTGGTTCACAAATAAAAAGTCCAGAAGAAAAGATGAAAGAAAAATTAAGTAATTATTCCGTACTATTAAATCCTTTAGTAGTAGATACAGAAAAAGACTATAATTTAGAAACAGCTAATAAATTAAAGGAAGAGTTGGAAAAATTGGGAATAAAAGTCCATATTTCGAGAATGGATAATAATGAGGCAAAAGAAGAAAACAAGCTTAAACTAATTAATGACAATAATATTAGCTTGGTTTTGAATATAAATATTTATAATAATGATCAAGCAAATAGTGGTGTTTCTCTAAATTACGGAAAACAAATATCAAGACTTTTAAGTAAATATATTGAAAAAAATTTGAATAGTAATTATGTTTTAAATGTTAATACGTCAGAAAAAAATGACATCTTAGTAAATCAGTTAAAAGATGAAGTTCCTGAAGTTCTTATTTCAGCTGGGAATTTAAAAAACAAAATTGATTTAGATATTTTAAATAATGAAATTTATAAAAATGATTATGTCATGGCTATAACGAGAGGGCTAGAAGAATATTTATACTATTTAATAAGTGTAGACAATTATAATGAAAAAGTAAGGGAAGAACTTATAAATGCACCTCATCGTGGTATGAATATACCTTTTTATTACTCTAAAAATGATGATGTTAAAGATATAAGTTATGGAACAGATAATAATAAAAAAATATCAGAAAATGGAGATGCTATAATAGCTTTAGCCATGATAGAGCATTACCTAAATCCTTATAGCAGTTTGAGTATAAAAGAAATTGTTGATTGGGCTGGCGATAAATATTATCTTAGCGGCCAAGGAACTTCAGAGAAAATTGTAAAAAATTTCGCTGATAAGTATAATTTAAAAGTAAATGATGTTAGAAAAAATCAATTTAATAAAATAGATGAGGCCCTTAAAGATAATAAACCTGTCTTAATTCAAACAAAAAAAGGTAGCTTTAAATTGGATAGACCAAGTTTTAAAGTTATCAGAGGCTTAGAAGATGGTAAATATTACTTAAACGATCCAGCAGATGATGATATTAAATTAAATACTTATAGAGGGTTTGCTAAAGAAGAAATAGAAAAAGCAACAACACAAATTTGGATAATTTATAAATAA
- the dtd gene encoding D-aminoacyl-tRNA deacylase, producing MKVVLQKVKKSSVIVDEKIVGFINKGYCLLVGVHKNSTEEDAKYLAKKIAEARLFEDENGKINLGIKEVKGEILSISQFTLYADTKKGKRPSFTDAAWSEKANELYLKFNEYLRKEELEVQTGIFQTHMEVKIVNDGPVTIIFEKLSNNKV from the coding sequence ATGAAAGTAGTATTACAAAAAGTAAAAAAATCTTCAGTAATAGTTGATGAAAAAATTGTAGGCTTTATAAATAAGGGTTACTGTTTATTAGTAGGAGTACATAAAAATTCTACCGAAGAAGATGCAAAGTATTTAGCAAAAAAAATAGCAGAGGCCAGACTTTTTGAAGATGAAAATGGAAAAATAAATTTAGGAATAAAAGAAGTGAAGGGAGAAATACTATCTATTTCTCAGTTTACCCTATATGCAGACACTAAAAAGGGCAAAAGACCAAGTTTTACTGATGCGGCATGGTCTGAAAAAGCAAATGAATTATATTTAAAATTTAATGAATATCTACGCAAGGAAGAATTGGAAGTACAAACTGGTATTTTTCAGACACACATGGAAGTCAAGATAGTAAATGACGGTCCAGTAACAATAATATTTGAAAAATTATCAAATAATAAGGTATAA
- a CDS encoding bifunctional (p)ppGpp synthetase/guanosine-3',5'-bis(diphosphate) 3'-pyrophosphohydrolase, translated as MNLEYPYTYEDVFKICREYIPEKYLEMIDKSFLLAKKAHEGQKRKSGEDYIMHPIQVAGILAELKLDYATVCAGFLHDVVEDTEYTLEDIKELFTEDISIIVDGVTKLDKVKFTSKKQSQAENHRKLFMAIASDIRVIFVKLADRLHNMRTLKHMREEKQKEISSETLEIYAPLAHRLGISSIKWELEDTSLRYLHPEQYFSIVGMMKQKRSFRVESIKQASEDIMRILVENNIVAEVNGRPKHIYSIYKKMQKNNKSFEEIYDLLAVRVLVNSVADCYATLGLVNNMWLPIPGRMKDYIAMPKPNMYQSLHTTLISPAGQPLEVQIRTYEMHEIAEKGIAAHWAYKEGRKTNKQDDFYQKLNWFQKIAEGDETEATAESFMDSLKVDLLSDKIYVFTPNSDIIELPKGSCVVDFAYAIHTEVGNKMVGATINDKIVPFDYVLSTGEICDVRTSKNSSGPSRDWLNLATSSQTKSKIKSFFKKAAREENLAKGEILLKDEIKAQGFDIDEIMTQEAIELVLNKYRFASLEDLYRTIGYGALTANQVFMRLTERLRKEKLAQEKLDKLINASEDTNKKIITDTGVYVKGVDNILVRLSKCCKPIPGDNIVGFITKGRGVTVHREECPNIANEDKNRILDVEWVQSTHKRDYAVSLHLHGFDRDLLLSNVLLKLNESKIAITKLNSESKLDKTCVIDLSILIKNIEECNFIMKKLRQISDIYSVERIVK; from the coding sequence ATGAATTTAGAATATCCCTATACTTATGAAGATGTTTTTAAAATTTGTAGAGAATATATTCCAGAAAAATATTTAGAAATGATTGACAAGTCTTTTTTGCTGGCTAAAAAAGCTCACGAAGGGCAAAAGAGGAAATCTGGCGAAGATTATATAATGCATCCCATTCAAGTTGCAGGAATATTGGCAGAATTAAAACTTGATTATGCCACTGTTTGTGCTGGATTTTTACACGACGTTGTAGAAGATACAGAGTATACTTTAGAAGATATTAAAGAATTATTTACTGAAGATATTTCTATAATAGTTGACGGAGTTACTAAATTAGACAAGGTGAAATTCACCTCCAAAAAACAATCCCAAGCAGAAAATCATAGAAAATTATTTATGGCAATAGCTAGCGACATAAGGGTTATATTCGTGAAACTTGCCGACAGGCTTCACAACATGAGAACTTTAAAGCATATGCGTGAAGAAAAACAAAAAGAAATTTCTAGTGAAACTTTGGAAATCTATGCCCCTTTGGCACACAGGCTGGGTATTAGTTCTATAAAATGGGAGTTAGAAGATACCTCATTAAGATATTTACATCCTGAACAATACTTTTCAATAGTGGGAATGATGAAACAAAAACGCAGTTTTCGTGTTGAGAGTATAAAGCAAGCCTCTGAAGATATAATGAGAATTTTAGTAGAAAATAATATTGTTGCTGAAGTAAATGGCAGGCCCAAGCATATTTATAGTATTTATAAAAAGATGCAAAAAAATAATAAAAGTTTTGAAGAAATATATGACTTGTTAGCAGTGAGGGTTTTAGTAAATAGTGTTGCAGATTGCTATGCAACTTTGGGACTTGTAAATAATATGTGGCTCCCAATTCCTGGCAGGATGAAAGATTATATTGCAATGCCAAAACCTAATATGTATCAATCACTGCATACGACCTTAATTTCTCCTGCTGGACAACCTCTCGAAGTTCAAATTAGAACTTATGAAATGCACGAGATAGCAGAAAAGGGCATTGCCGCCCACTGGGCCTATAAAGAGGGTAGAAAAACCAATAAACAAGATGATTTTTATCAAAAATTAAATTGGTTCCAAAAAATTGCAGAAGGGGATGAAACAGAAGCTACTGCAGAAAGTTTTATGGATTCATTAAAAGTGGATTTATTGAGTGATAAGATATATGTATTCACACCAAATAGTGATATCATAGAATTACCAAAGGGTTCTTGTGTAGTAGACTTTGCTTATGCAATTCATACCGAAGTAGGTAATAAGATGGTGGGGGCTACAATAAATGATAAAATTGTACCTTTTGATTATGTTTTATCAACTGGAGAAATCTGTGATGTTAGAACTAGCAAAAATTCATCTGGTCCCAGTAGAGATTGGTTAAATCTAGCCACTTCTTCACAAACAAAATCAAAAATAAAATCCTTTTTTAAAAAGGCCGCCAGAGAAGAAAATCTTGCAAAGGGTGAAATTTTACTAAAAGATGAAATTAAAGCACAAGGCTTTGATATTGATGAAATAATGACTCAAGAAGCTATTGAGTTAGTCTTAAATAAATATAGATTTGCTAGCCTAGAAGACCTTTATCGCACAATAGGTTACGGAGCATTAACAGCTAATCAAGTTTTCATGAGGCTAACTGAAAGATTAAGAAAAGAAAAATTAGCCCAAGAAAAATTGGATAAACTCATAAATGCAAGCGAGGATACTAATAAAAAAATAATAACGGATACTGGTGTTTATGTAAAAGGAGTTGACAATATACTAGTTAGATTGTCTAAATGCTGTAAACCTATACCAGGGGATAATATTGTTGGATTTATAACAAAAGGTCGTGGTGTAACTGTTCATAGAGAAGAATGTCCTAATATAGCCAATGAAGATAAAAATAGAATACTCGATGTAGAATGGGTGCAAAGCACACATAAAAGAGATTATGCCGTTAGCTTACATCTACATGGTTTTGATAGAGATTTATTACTTAGTAATGTTTTATTAAAACTTAATGAAAGTAAAATTGCAATAACAAAACTTAATTCAGAATCTAAGCTAGATAAGACTTGCGTAATTGACCTTAGTATTCTGATAAAAAATATAGAAGAATGTAATTTTATAATGAAAAAATTACGTCAAATATCTGATATATATAGCGTAGAGAGAATTGTTAAATAG